One Paralichthys olivaceus isolate ysfri-2021 chromosome 8, ASM2471397v2, whole genome shotgun sequence genomic region harbors:
- the rbm34 gene encoding RNA-binding protein 34, with protein MKKKVDHSAEASSEPSSDYVVGQVSGSLFKKSSAASGSLATLFSSTTPAASLLFQPAPEPVQGSLQQQQKKEKETPEVKGQKKKLPEKSAAEQKLENRESSLQKADEDEQGQGTSVKKKKRKASEVGGENDAEFWVMKRQRMKATRGEESVKRKRTVFVGNLPISCTKKTLRSLFRNKGSIESIRFRSVVREDPSMSRKVAAIKRKIHPKKQSVNAYVVFTDEEGVAKALESNGTEIEKDFHIRVDRVTDSSSHDHKRSVFVGNLSFEMNESAFRQHFEECGSVEAVRLVRDQNSGLGKGFGYVLFESPDSVQLALKLDGSKLEGRAVRVKRSVKKEKQKNKSNDRGTPRRPGGGLAKGPGREKGGFKSKKKFTGNQQRSTKGSRSFKGQMVDPKQKNTKKKLKKKVKPNKTVHI; from the exons G TGCGGAGGCGTCTTCAGAACCGTCCTCTGACTACGTGGTGGGTCAGGTGTCTGGGAGTTTGTTTAAAAAGAGTTCTGCAGCGTCCGGCTCGCTGGCGACGTTGTTCAGCAGCACGACACCGGCTGCGTCTCTTCTGTTTCAGCCTGCGCCCGAG CCCGTTCAGGGCAgcttgcagcagcagcagaagaaggagaaggagacgccagaggtcaaaggtcagaagaagaagctgccAGAGAAATCAGCGGCCGAACAGAAGCTGGAGAACAG GGAAAGCAGCCTGCAGAAGGCAGATGAAGACGAGCAAGGGCAGGGGACGTccgtgaagaagaagaagaggaaggctTCAGAGGTGGGAGGAGAGAACGATGCAGAGTTCTGGGTGATGAAGAGGCAGAGGATGAAAGCCACCAGAGGGGAGGAGtcagtgaagaggaagagaacgGTGTTTGTGGGTAACCTGCCCATCAGCTGCACCAAGAAG ACCCTGCGGAGCCTCTTCCGAAATAAAGGATCCATCGAGTCCATCCGCTTTCGCTCCGtg GTCCGAGAGGATCCCTCCATGTCCCGGAAAGTCGCAGCCATCAA ACGCAAAATTCACCCAAAGAAGCAAAGCGTTAACGCCTACGTGGTGTTTACAGACGAGGAGGGCGTCGCCAAGGCGTTAGAAAG TAACGGCACGGAGATCGAGAAAGACTTCCACATCCGAGTGGACCGAGTGACTGACAGCTCATCG CACGATCACAAACGTTCTGTTTTCGTGGGGAATCTCTCGTTCG AAATGAACGAAAGTGCATTTCGACAACATTTTGAGGAGTGTGGCTCAGTGGAGGCAGTGAGACTCGTCCGAGACCAGAACTCTGGGCTGGGGAAAGGATTCGGATACGTCCTGTTTGAG AGTCCCGACTCAGTCCAGCTGGCGTTGAAACTGGACGGCTCCAAGCTGGAGGGCCGAGCCGTCCGGGTGAAGAGGtcagtgaagaaagaaaagcaaaagaatAAATCAAACGACAGAGGAACACCAAGGAGGCCGGGCGGAGGCCTCGCCAAGGGCCCGGGGCGGGAGAAAGGAGGTTTTAAGTCTAAAAAGAAATTCACAGGAAACCAGCAAAGGTCGACCAAAGGCTCCAGATCCTTCAAAGGACAAATGGTGGATCCaaaacaaaagaatacaaagaaaaaactgaagaagaaagtgaagccaaacaagACTGTTCACATCTGA
- the tomm20b gene encoding mitochondrial import receptor subunit TOM20 homolog B encodes MMGGRSSALAAGLCGALFVGYCVYFDRKRRSDPEFRNRLRERRRKQKAAKERAGLAKLPDLKDAEAVQKFFLEEIQLGEELLAQGDYEKGVDHLTNAIAVCGQPQQLLQVLQQTLPPPVFQMLLTKLPSISQRIVTAQSLSEDDIE; translated from the exons ATGATGGGCGGCAGGTCGAGTGCGTTAGCTGCGGGGCTGTGCGGGGCTCTGTTCGTCGGTTACTGTGTTTACTTCGACAGGAAGAGACGGAGCGACCCGGAGTTCAGGAACCGGCTGCGGGAGC ggaggaggaagcagaaggcAGCGAAGGAGAGGGCAGGTCTGGCAAAG CTCCCGGACCTGAAGGACGCTGAGGCGGTGCAGAAGTTCTTCCTGGAGGAGATCCAGCTGGGGGAGGAGCTGTTGGCTCAGG GAGACTATGAGAAAGGTGTGGACCACCTGACCAACGCCATCGCAGTGTGTGGTCAgcctcagcagctgctgcaagTCCTGCAGCAGACTCTGCCACCGCCCGTCTTCCAGATGCTGCTCACCAAACTGCCCAGCATCAGCCAG CGTATCGTGACCGCACAGAGTCTGAGTGAGGACGATATAGAATGA